Proteins encoded together in one Bacteroidota bacterium window:
- a CDS encoding nuclear transport factor 2 family protein — translation MKTFTRILVTFAAFVLLASTGAHAQEWNAAQKEVWKNVEAYWALDAAGNLDGFMSYFHDNYIGWEISQPMPGNKATARKFIEHDYKTEKTILYNITPVSINVFGNVAIANYYYVRIAKNAEGKENTRSGRWADVLMKQGDKWVLIGDHGGRTSKDED, via the coding sequence ATGAAGACATTCACAAGAATTCTTGTCACGTTTGCTGCGTTTGTTCTGCTTGCATCAACCGGTGCGCACGCGCAGGAATGGAACGCGGCGCAAAAGGAAGTCTGGAAAAACGTCGAAGCATACTGGGCTCTTGATGCCGCGGGGAACCTCGACGGGTTCATGTCCTATTTCCACGACAACTACATCGGCTGGGAAATCAGCCAGCCCATGCCGGGCAACAAAGCGACGGCGAGGAAGTTCATTGAACACGACTACAAGACAGAGAAGACGATTCTATACAACATCACTCCCGTCTCCATTAATGTCTTCGGCAACGTTGCGATTGCGAACTACTACTACGTCAGGATTGCCAAAAATGCGGAAGGCAAGGAGAATACCCGCTCCGGCCGTTGGGCTGACGTTCTCATGAAACAGGGCGACAAGTGGGTACTGATTGGCGATCACGGCGGACGGACTTCGAAGGACGAAGATTGA
- a CDS encoding DUF1624 domain-containing protein, whose product MNSPAKTRITSLDLLRGLVMIVMALDHTRDYIHAGAFVNDPLDLTTTSAILFFTRWVTHFCAPVFVFLAGTSVYLQGLRKSREELSVFLFKRGLWLMFVELVIITFAWTFDISYHVFIMQVIWAIGVSMFLMGVLIRLPFTAILVSGLSIVFGHNVFDGIEASHSGFWWDLMRNGSFAFHEIGGGRQLVIVYPFLPWLGVMMAGYCFGTLYAPSFDPARRKRWLRNLGIASILVFTAVRFLNVYGDPNPWTVQGNPWFTLLSFINTHKYPPSLLFLLITLGPSFLLLAVLEKSNNRITQAISVFGRVPFLYYVVHLYLLHAIGMAFFLVRGHSFSEATPDIFGIPFRFVVAGEGYSLGITYLVWIAVVVALYPLCRWFSEYKKKNARWWLSYL is encoded by the coding sequence ATGAATTCACCGGCGAAAACGCGCATCACTTCGCTCGATCTGCTTCGCGGCCTCGTCATGATCGTCATGGCGCTTGACCATACCCGTGACTACATTCATGCCGGTGCGTTTGTCAACGACCCGCTTGATCTCACCACGACCTCGGCCATTCTCTTCTTCACACGATGGGTCACGCATTTTTGCGCGCCCGTGTTTGTGTTTCTCGCCGGCACGTCCGTGTATCTGCAAGGGCTGCGGAAGAGTCGCGAGGAGTTGAGCGTCTTCCTCTTCAAGCGGGGTCTGTGGTTGATGTTCGTGGAGCTGGTGATTATCACGTTTGCGTGGACGTTCGACATCTCGTACCACGTGTTTATCATGCAGGTAATCTGGGCGATCGGCGTCAGCATGTTTCTGATGGGCGTCCTCATCAGGTTGCCCTTCACGGCAATACTCGTCTCCGGTTTGTCAATTGTGTTCGGACACAATGTGTTCGACGGTATCGAAGCATCACACAGCGGATTCTGGTGGGACTTGATGCGCAACGGTTCGTTTGCGTTTCATGAGATCGGCGGCGGGCGCCAGCTTGTGATTGTTTATCCGTTCCTGCCCTGGCTCGGCGTGATGATGGCGGGATATTGCTTCGGCACATTGTACGCGCCGTCGTTTGATCCGGCACGAAGGAAGCGATGGCTTCGCAATCTTGGTATCGCGTCGATTCTCGTGTTTACCGCGGTTCGATTTCTGAATGTGTACGGCGATCCGAACCCGTGGACGGTGCAGGGGAATCCGTGGTTCACATTACTCTCCTTCATCAACACGCACAAGTATCCTCCATCGCTGTTGTTTCTGTTGATCACGCTGGGCCCGTCATTCTTGTTGCTCGCCGTTCTCGAGAAGAGCAACAATAGAATCACGCAGGCAATCAGCGTGTTCGGACGTGTTCCGTTCCTGTACTATGTCGTGCATCTCTATCTGCTGCATGCGATCGGCATGGCATTCTTCCTCGTGAGAGGACATTCCTTTTCGGAGGCAACTCCTGATATTTTCGGGATTCCATTCCGGTTTGTTGTGGCAGGCGAAGGGTACTCGCTTGGTATAACGTATCTTGTCTGGATTGCCGTTGTTGTTGCGCTGTACCCGTTGTGCAGGTGGTTCAGCGAGTACAAGAAGAAGAACGCGCGGTGGTGGCTAAGCTATTTGTGA
- a CDS encoding Rieske (2Fe-2S) protein: MNEHPHLPPITAADLEISPLARAETIPSAWYTDPAFHDFDKHAVFNHTWHNIGHVSRLENAGNYIIGTAAGNPVLVVRGQAETLRAFYNVCRHRGGPLAMEDGCGKVLQCKYHGWTYLLDGSLRGTPKFDRTELFDKKDYGLVPLHLDVWEGLVFVNVDMKAPSVETFFKGIPERIAPISLSPKRSSTDA, translated from the coding sequence ATGAACGAACACCCGCATCTTCCGCCAATTACTGCCGCCGATTTGGAAATCAGCCCGCTTGCCCGCGCGGAAACAATCCCCTCGGCGTGGTACACCGATCCTGCCTTTCACGATTTTGACAAGCACGCTGTTTTCAACCATACGTGGCACAACATCGGGCACGTTTCACGGCTCGAAAATGCCGGCAACTACATTATCGGCACAGCGGCCGGGAATCCCGTTCTGGTTGTGCGCGGACAGGCTGAAACACTGCGCGCATTCTACAACGTGTGCCGTCATCGCGGCGGCCCGCTGGCAATGGAAGACGGTTGCGGCAAAGTACTCCAGTGCAAATACCACGGCTGGACATATCTGCTCGACGGCAGCCTGCGCGGCACACCGAAGTTCGATAGAACAGAATTGTTCGACAAGAAAGATTACGGTCTCGTTCCTCTTCATCTCGATGTGTGGGAGGGATTGGTATTTGTGAATGTTGATATGAAGGCGCCGTCCGTCGAGACGTTCTTCAAAGGAATTCCCGAACGCATCGCCCCGATCTCTCTCTCTCCAAAAAGAAGTTCTACAGACGCATAG
- a CDS encoding carbohydrate binding family 9 domain-containing protein, producing the protein MKSLVAFALLLCPTTVWTQSPKTMTVKVVDAEILIDGILDQIWHEADSVADFFQLQPYFNQPPSQHSVAKVLSTQDALYCLMICYDTEPVRRQTGLLDQTSGDIVSIMLDTFNDRRTAYKFAVTSSGVRADCRLLDDARNRDYSWDGVWFADAKVYDWGFVVEMRIPYKSIKYDGTLTEWGLDFDRWMPSRAEDLYWCAYEQNEGQRISKFGKLVFDGFRPAAHGLNLEVYPVAIAKATYLRPGTYDVDPDAGIDIFYNPSQKLTFQLTANPDFAQIEADPFDFNISRYETRFDERRPFFTEGNEVFMASGRQRNSGFYRPLELFYSRRIGKILPDGHIVPVNVGTKAFGRLDSWEYGGFLAFTGARDFSDGGTPATEHRAVFGSARIKKQIFDNSSVGILFVGKRTGSDTYGVLDIDGAFRTSDWQLAYQIARSIENSKGSFAGSAGFTYFGTNLMSLTRVRAIDRDFDVQQVGFVPWKGTLEFVSVSGPRWFFQDGYISSILLYGGPVLYYEDADAYTDRSALLGYNMQFRDNWGFEVNLSLGRSKDSNIEYSSYEATFSSWFGMSQLWNANMWGGYSRTYNFSRDYLAFYSWFGMSAEWKALSSLEIGTSYNMWLEGNPAGNIEDITYNARPYVSFTPFNDLNFRLYVDNVFVRSSDRLERVIVGFLFSYNFLPKSWMYLAVNEVRNRDEEYDGGGNLLTSRMHLAERAAVLKVKYLYLF; encoded by the coding sequence ATGAAATCACTTGTAGCCTTTGCATTATTACTCTGTCCAACTACTGTGTGGACGCAATCACCAAAAACCATGACCGTGAAGGTGGTAGATGCGGAAATCCTAATCGATGGAATACTTGATCAGATTTGGCACGAGGCGGATTCGGTAGCCGACTTCTTTCAACTCCAGCCCTACTTCAACCAGCCGCCATCTCAACATTCTGTGGCGAAAGTACTCAGCACACAGGATGCGCTCTATTGTTTGATGATCTGCTACGATACAGAACCCGTCCGGAGGCAAACCGGCCTTCTCGACCAGACCAGCGGCGATATCGTCTCGATAATGCTCGATACGTTCAACGACAGGCGTACGGCATACAAATTTGCCGTTACGTCCTCCGGCGTTCGTGCCGATTGCCGGTTGCTTGACGATGCCCGCAACCGCGACTATAGCTGGGATGGTGTCTGGTTTGCTGATGCAAAGGTGTATGATTGGGGATTTGTGGTGGAGATGCGGATTCCCTACAAGTCCATTAAGTACGATGGGACATTGACGGAGTGGGGACTTGATTTCGACCGCTGGATGCCTTCCCGCGCCGAGGATCTTTACTGGTGTGCCTACGAACAGAACGAGGGGCAACGTATCTCGAAGTTCGGCAAGTTAGTGTTCGACGGTTTCCGTCCGGCCGCACACGGATTGAACTTGGAGGTGTACCCCGTTGCAATCGCAAAAGCGACGTATCTCCGGCCGGGCACGTACGATGTTGACCCCGACGCGGGCATTGATATCTTCTACAATCCTTCACAGAAACTCACATTCCAACTTACGGCCAACCCCGACTTTGCACAAATCGAAGCGGATCCGTTTGATTTCAATATCTCCCGATATGAAACGCGGTTTGATGAACGCAGGCCCTTCTTTACTGAAGGCAATGAAGTATTTATGGCCTCCGGCAGGCAACGGAACTCCGGCTTCTATCGTCCGCTCGAACTGTTTTACTCGCGTAGAATAGGCAAAATATTGCCGGACGGACACATTGTACCGGTGAATGTCGGAACAAAAGCGTTCGGCAGGCTCGACAGTTGGGAGTACGGCGGGTTTCTTGCTTTTACAGGAGCCCGTGATTTCTCTGATGGCGGCACACCGGCAACCGAGCACCGCGCGGTGTTCGGCTCGGCCCGCATTAAGAAGCAAATCTTCGATAACTCGTCCGTCGGCATACTGTTCGTCGGAAAGCGGACGGGCTCCGACACGTACGGCGTTCTCGACATCGACGGCGCCTTCCGAACGTCGGACTGGCAGCTTGCGTATCAGATTGCCCGTTCCATCGAAAACTCAAAGGGAAGCTTTGCCGGCTCGGCCGGCTTCACATACTTTGGTACGAACCTCATGAGTTTGACGCGCGTCCGGGCAATTGATCGTGATTTCGATGTCCAGCAGGTGGGCTTCGTGCCGTGGAAGGGAACGTTGGAGTTTGTATCCGTGTCGGGACCCCGGTGGTTTTTTCAGGACGGGTATATCAGTTCCATTCTTCTCTACGGCGGGCCGGTGCTGTACTATGAAGACGCCGATGCCTACACCGACCGTTCCGCCTTGCTGGGGTACAACATGCAGTTTCGCGACAACTGGGGATTTGAGGTCAATCTCTCTCTTGGACGAAGCAAGGATTCGAACATAGAATACTCTTCGTATGAAGCGACATTCAGTTCGTGGTTCGGAATGTCGCAGTTGTGGAACGCCAACATGTGGGGCGGATACTCCCGAACCTACAATTTTTCCCGTGACTACCTTGCATTCTACTCGTGGTTTGGCATGAGCGCGGAGTGGAAGGCGCTGTCAAGCTTGGAAATCGGAACATCTTACAACATGTGGCTTGAGGGAAATCCGGCAGGAAACATCGAAGACATCACCTACAACGCAAGGCCCTATGTTTCGTTCACGCCGTTTAACGATCTGAACTTCAGGCTGTATGTGGATAATGTCTTCGTCCGATCATCGGACAGGTTGGAGCGGGTGATAGTCGGATTTCTTTTCTCTTACAATTTCCTGCCGAAAAGTTGGATGTATCTTGCCGTCAACGAAGTCCGCAACCGCGACGAGGAGTATGATGGAGGAGGAAACCTCCTGACTTCCCGCATGCACCTTGCCGAACGGGCGGCAGTGTTGAAGGTGAAGTATTTGTACTTGTTCTGA